One Salvia miltiorrhiza cultivar Shanhuang (shh) chromosome 6, IMPLAD_Smil_shh, whole genome shotgun sequence genomic window, GTATTTTTATGTTGTTGCGTACTATATAGTTCATATCCACTAAGTGAATTACATGTTGACATAGATAGCAGATATACATGTCGAGCCAATCAAATATACTTATAAATACCAAAAGGATAAAAATTTCATTTACGATACGTCTTGGAATAGAAAATTAATGGGGACTTATAAACATCACATACATTGCCAATAACCCATGCAAGTAGCTCTGACGACTAAAACACCATAATGTTTAAAAGCCTGATGTTAGATAAATAAACTTCTACAGTtgcatcataaaaaaaaaaaatattcattacaTCCATTATATAGAAAACCTAATTTGAAGTTCAAGTGTATCCCATCCATTATATAGAAAACCTAAATTGAAGTTCAAGTGTATCCCGGGAAAAGGTCATATAGTTTGttgaataataaaaatgagCTTATGCCAAAATCCAAGCACCGTCTCTTGAATTTTCCTTGTTAACTAGCTAAAAACATATTTCAGACGTTGAACACTAATTTCcgtttcttcttcatttttgtcATGCTTTTCGGCATTTCAAGCATTCAATGTTTTCGACTGAACTAGAAAACAAAAGGGTTGAATGAGAGAAGATGACGCTTGAAAACAAAGATTCTCTGCGGCCACAGCTGCTTTCTACTTTTGACTACGCTAGAGAGAAACTAGAGAAATAACCAGAAATGTCGTCATCCTAAAggacaacatatatcaaattacaGTGACAAAAAGGTCCAAACAACAAGTTTGGTCTGGCTATCAAGGTGATTTTCGTTTTTCATGCATGAGGGTTTAGGGTGATCTTCCGGTAATGCTGTCAAGAAAACCTAATCAGGACCGTGTTGCCTAATGCAGCGTATTAGAACGAATAAAAGGAATAAAAAGATGTGAAAATCATCATTAACATTAAGCATACAATCAAAACAAGATGCATGCAACAGGGAGGAAAGAGGCGGACCTTAACGCCTGCATTATGCTCTTCTGCTCATTGACAATCTGTTGGCGATCTCTTATAGATGACTCCAAGTCTTTGATAAGAAACGAAGCTTTGTCGGAGAATAGATGTTCTGCATTGTTCTTAAGCTCTCCGAATTCCAGTTTAAACTCTGAAACCTTATTCTGAAACTGCTTGTGCAAACTGCTGCAATCCTCCCACGTCTTCTGCAAGTTTTCTTCCTTCACAAAATCCAGCAAGCACTTGCGATTAGCagtctgtaaggccggcagaaGTCTAATAGACCTCAGTTTCTCTTTATCCCTCGCAAACGTGGCCAGAAGGTTGGCATGACTACGGTGCTGCTGCGAATAGCATTTCATAAAATCCACATAGTTCTGATGAATCATCTTATAGAAATGATCTAAATTACCCCTAGCAATCTCCAATGCCTTCTCTTGCACCTTCAGCTCTTCCAAAAGCCTCTCACACGTCTCGAATCTTGCTGAGGTACGACTGTAAATAGCATGTCCGCAGTGAAAATGATATCTGAACTGTCTCTCGTACGAAGGCAAGGCCTTCAGAGCAGGGTCAGAAGCATCATCCACAGCAAGAGGGCTTTGAGACGGAGATGGCAACGGGGGATCAGGAATATCGATGATCTCAACCTGCACGGGTTCAGGATAGGGTGAATTACTCCGCATCCTCGCCTTATTAAACAGAAAAACTTCCCTTTCATCAGATGGAAGCTTGTAAACTGAGAGGGTTCTATGGGGTTCGAGCTTCGAGTCCAAGCACAGAAGAAGCTGATCACTGAACGCTATACCACACGCCGATTCTAGGAAACTCTGCACTGCCTCAACTAGAGTGCATTCATCACACTCAATCTTATACGACTGCCCACTCTCAGCAACGTGAACCACGAGCTTCCCCGTCTGAACAACAGCTTCTGAGACACTAGAACTCATTCCTTCAACCCCTCCAATTCCAAAAGCTCCAACCAATCCACCACAGCAACCCTCAGGATCAAACTACTCTGCAGTTAAACCTCAATATGTCAATCCACAATCCACTCATTTATCACACTCAACACCTAAATTCTAACAAGTATTTTATCAACAAGAACCCCAATTTCTCCGATTTCAACACATCATAAACAAATTGCCCAATATTTTTAACCTTAAATGGAAGCAAGATATGGCAAAACCAACAACACCTAAACTCAAACTCCAATTTCTCCGAATTCAACACACATCAGAATCAGATACAAACTACCCCAGATATTTAACTTTGACTGAAAACAAAACTCCAATCGGCACCGACTAACCGAAAACAGAAAGGAGAGCAGAATTCAAGGCAACCCACCTAACATGCCATCAGCCAAAAAGCCCAAACTTTATCCACAACTGCAATGCACCACCGCAATCAAGCAAACCACCAAAACTAGACCGcagaaaaataataagaaaaaaaaaaggcaaaagCGGAAAATCACGAAAATAGGGCTTCGCTGCAGACCATTCAACTACCTTAAAAACACGAACTTGCGCAACTAAACGACAAGAGCGAGATGCTGGTGCCAAAGCAGACGCGAATTTCATCCGTAAATGCAAGAAAAATGAACTTCAACACGAAACACCCATGCAGTTTTTAATTCCTTTCTCTTGCGTCTGCGTCAAGACACACGCATACCTATATTCCTATATATCTCCACTTTCTCCTCGCAATGGGCGCGGAGAATCGTCTCTGCGATGAATGATTGATTGCAACACTGcaattttctttatcttttcacatattttccttctcttttagcacttactttttttttgtgtgtgtggaGAAATCAGAAAGATGGAAGCTTGAGAAAGAAGCGTGAGCAAGAGaaaaaagttgggaactgagcCTGAGCAGATGCTGTTGATGGGAAATCTTCTTGGTCTCCAAGAAAATTTAAGAGAATTTGGAACAGGAAACAAGGGATTTTAGCTGACTCGTTGGattgtataataaaaaatatgtaaatcaCAGAGATTTTCCAtatcttttttttaaagatacaatttttcatatatatctcgTGTTAATCAAAGCTTAAGCTTATCAagttatcatcatcatcattgttaattgttattattattaggacTGGTAAATCCGAGTTTGCCTCCCTCCATTTATTTCTCAATGAAcatattttaaagaaataataataataataataataataataataataataataataataataataataataaacaatctTAATTTATTGGACCATAATTGAAGTGTAAGATGCAAATATAAGAATTTATAGTGTcactaaaataatatttttatattgttaAGCTTAAAgagttaaaaaaaatcaaatatttcctCATGAAGTGGAGATAAATCATGATAATTATTATGGGGAAAGATAACAACGTACGAGGAGTCCAACAAGAAGTATGTTATAATTccattataatatatttatacgaTAATAAtttgatataatataataaaattctaatacaaatataaatgaaACACTTTCACGGAATACTTCATAGTCATATGATAAAATTTATACTATTTGCTAACAAATATTTTAGATAATATAACGATAAATAAAGTGGTAATACATAAAAGTACCCAActttttcaatttatattatgaaaatacccacttttttaATTCAATACACTATACACTTATTCTAActttttattagtattatttgtGTATTTCCATGCGACTCTTAAATCCATGTGTGTATGTCTTTATTCAGATTTTCAATAGGAGTCTTGACCGAATTTATGGGTATTGGTGGTGGTCGGTACATTTTATCTTATTATGTCATAAGTATACACATATACCGTTTAGACTTCGTAAATATGTATTaaaagtaattaataattataatattattatgataGAGAATAACCACTCTTGATACATATACATATTGTGAGATGTATACATAAATTTAGAAGACAAATATATTGAAGCGATTCTCAATCTAGATGACCATTTATTGAAGTACTTaagattttcaaattttattttttgaatgttcgtattatatttaaatttgcaGAAGATATTATCCCAAAAAAAGACAAGAGAAACTATTAATCATGTGTTGGAATTTGAGAGCCAATTATTAAACCTAACAAGATACAAAAGGAACGTGACCAAAAGAATAAGTAGGCTATATAGACTTTGCTTGTGCTAAAAGAGAACGTGAACTCGTGGACCATTCACAGCTTCAGATTTTGCTAGCTACATCCTAATTCATTCAAAATAGCAATGTCTTCCAACGAGGCACTGCTCTTGAGTTCAATTTCGTCTGTGAACGGTGATGTTTTATCACTTTAGATAGTATTGTATTTTCGTCTGCGTGCGGTGTTGTAGTGTTTGGTATTAAGGTCTTATACGCAGACGTGAGGTCCCACACGCAGAGCGTTTTCTCGCTTGCGTGCGGTTATATTTTCTCACCGTTTGAGTGGTGGTGAGATCCCGCCTGCATGCggattgcataattgattatattcaaatacttcttgtaattttatttatttatttttaaaaatagcaaTGCCTAGCTAGCCACATTATTTATTGCCCAATATAATTTAACATAGGCTTTCATCAAATTTAtagatgaaaaaaatatatatgaatttcaaAATAATGCACTCACACCAAACTCTTTGAATTTTTGTaatcataacattttaaaataaaatagatgtaAAGTTCACACACTTCATGTCTTCATCGATATGTCGAATTAAGCAACGTCAAATGTTTACTTTTCAAAAACAAAAGTGCATATTATATAAACTTCGGGCTTCTATGACCCGAAGTCCGATTGGCCCGATGGGCTTACTAGATAGactttttatgattttttttctgCCGCTATTTTTAGAACCCGACCCAATCAAAACTTCTTACAATTTTATTCCTTAAAACTGTATTTTTAAAGTAGTTGATCATTATATCCACTTAACACATTATGCTATTTTTAAAGTAAttgagggagtataaaaatatCCAAATATGctatttttattgagatgaaGTTTCCAAATTTCAACTGCCTTCCAAAGAAAAGGAGAAGAAAAAGACTCACCCCCGGCAATAATGGACGCATtctttcaataataataataaaaaatatcactataataaaaacacacccacttcatctttaTTGGGACTGTAAAAAAACACTTTCTTCCCCAATCCAATCGCAGGATTACTCGAAAAGATGCCATTTTTGAGATGGGTTTTCAACGTTTTCGTCGTGATATCAGTTGCAGAGTTCCTTCCGATcagctgcagcagcagcagtttcTCGTCTAATCAGCAGCAGTTGGACAGAGTGTTGAAGCTTCCTGGCCAGAATTTCAACGTGAGCTTCGCGCACTACTCTGGTTACATTACTGTCAACGAAGAATCTGGGAGGGAGCTTTTCTATTGGTTCTTTGAGGCTGAGGAGGACCCTTCGTCCAAGCCTCTCGTTCTCTGGCTCAATGGAGGTCCATATGTAACTCTCCCtttagtgtgtgtttgtgtgtgaatTGTGAGTAGCAAATAGTGATGATGTTGTTGAGTAGAGAATGCAAATAGGTGTGATTTTTGTGATATACTATTGCTGCCCTTCTTCATCTCCTTGATGTGGTTGTATGATCTTGCATTTTGTGTtccattttgatttttgattagAGTTTTAGAGATTCTTGGCTATTGCCTTTGTTTCAGGTTGTTTCTGACATTCAGGGCCTAGGTATATATGCAATTCTCtctttagtgtgtgtgtgtgtgtgtgtaaattGTGAGTAGCATTGGTGGATATAGTGTTGATGTTGTTGACTATTAAGAAGAGAATGGAAATGGATGTAATCTCTATGATATGCTTTTGCTGTGCTTCATCTTCTTGATGTCATTTTATGTATATTTCTGTTGGTGGCTTGTTAAATTCCATTTATGAAATGTGTGCTtaaatttctattttaaatttatgtgtaATTGTTTTTAGTTGTATGTGATGTGATATTCAGGGCCTGGGTGCTCATCAATTGCCTATGGGCTTGCTGAGGAAATTGGACCATTGCATATTGAGAAGGATGGGAAAACCCTTTATTTGAACCCTTATTCTTGGAATAAAGGTAAttatataatttgtatttttcttttggttgaAACAGCAATATGCATTTGAATTGAACCCTGAAGAAGCTGTTGAAACAGCAGCAGTCGAAGATTTCGTTTAGGCTGCATTTCGTCTGCTTCCAAATATTTTTGAGGGCTTTGAAACTTCTTATCCCCTAACTTTGAGTTTGAGATATGGCAAAGGATTATATCAAGTTTGTTTTCATTCTGATTGTAGATGTCTACCTGAAAACTGTTCATTTTCTTGTTGCTTTCGATTTTTCAGTTGCAAATATATTGTTCGTGGACTCTCCTGTCGGAGTTGGCTTTTCGTATTCAAACACTTCCTCTGATTTATTGAGCAATGGTGATAATAGAACTGGTACAGTTTCTTCTCTATATTCCATCACACCATATTCTGCATGCTCTGATGCAGCATCTTGATTGTAATTTCTGTTCTTGCAGCTGCTGATAACCTCAAATTTATCGAGAAATGGTTAGAACGTTTCCCACAGTACAAAGGAAGCGATTTCTATCTCACGGGAGAGAGCTATGCAGGTAAGCTCATCATTCTACACTTTCCACTATTTCTCATTCAATTTCTTATATTGCTATTGTTTTCACTTAATTATTGTGCTCTTATGTACTTGTAACTGTTACACAGGGCATTATGTTCCTCAACTCACTCGTGCCATCGTGCAACACAATGAGAAAAACGGAGAAGAAACTATCAATCTTAAGGGTTTCATGGTATTCTCCTCTTGATATTTCAGAATATTATGTGCTTGTGTGGAAGCGAATAACCTTGAAATACGCCTCTGCATTCAGGTTGGAAACGCTCTAACAGACGACTTTCATGACCATTTCGGGGTGTTTCAATTCATGTGGTCCGTTGGCATGATTTCTGATCAGACCTACAAGCAGTTGAACGTCAAGTGTGACTTCCAGTCGTTCGTGCACACCTCAGAGGAATGCATTAAAGTCCTTGTGATCGCTGATCAAGAAGTCGGGGACATTGATATGTACAGCATCTATACTCCTCCCTGCACGGCTAATCTCAGCAGATTAAGCCATATTTGGAGAAGAAAGACTGTAAGTGCTCACATCTTAATTTGGCATTTTCCTCTACATTTTCATATTTGGTTTATTAatagtagtatttatttttcttgagGTGTAGAAGGTTGGTCTTCTGAGAAGACCATACGATCCCTGCACGGAGAAGCATTCGACTGAATACTTCAATCTCCCTGAGGTTCAAGACGCTCTTCATGTTCGCAGCATGAACTCCCCTTGGGAGACTTGCAGGTACGACGAGATCTATGCAAACTCTACTAGATTTTCCTTTTGATTCATTAAAGATAGATCTATTTTGTGATTGCAGTAACTTGGTGAGTGAGCACTGGCAGGATACGCCTAGATCGGTTTTGGATGTCTACCGTGAGCTCTTGAACACGGGGCTTCGTATCTGGATGTTCAGGTTTTTCTTTCTAATTCTGGAAATCTGTTAGAACAGAACATGCACACAGTCAGTTATTTTGTTTCTGAATCTCCATATTTATGTGAAATAGAACAAATATTTATATCGAaacatgaattcatcaaacgcTATAGCTTGCTCATAACTTTGTTCATCATCAGCCAGATTTGACTATTTTCTGCATTTATCATGTTTGAGCTATACACATTAATCCCCATTTAGTGTGAAATCTTTGCTTTCTTTCTGTATTTCAAGTTCTAAAAGGGAAATTCTAGTATAAATATTAGTTAGATAATGTATATGAAAGAAGATGCAAGTAGAGGGGAAACATTCAAAGTTAAGCTTAATCTtccatttcaaaaaaaaattgtatcagTTACAACATGGCTTTCTGTTTCCTACAAAAGAGTAAGGATCCATGATTTTAATACAATGTTCCATCACTTGGACAGTGGCGACACGGATGCTGTGATTCCGGTGACTTCAACCCGTCACAACATAGATGCTATGAAGCTTCCGACAGTGAGGCCGTGGCGTGCTTGGTATGATGATGGCCAGGTCAGCTTTCTGTCCTCACCCCACCACACCACCCTCTGATTCTGATCACTTGGTAACCAGATTTCGTTGTGTTCGACAAGCAGGTAGGCGGATGGACAGAAGAATACGAGGGGCTGACATTCGTGACAGTGAGAGGAGCCGGCCATGAAGTTCCCCTGCATAGGCCAAAGCAAGCTCTAACGCTCATCAAGTCGTTCCTGTCCGGGAAGTCCATGCCGGGGATGGAACTAGTGAGTGATTCGTAGTCGGGACGAGCCACCCTTCTGGAatggatgatgatgatgcaGAAGATCTAGCTGTGTTTGAAACATGATCATTTCTGCAATACATTGCTAATAATTCTAGTCCATTAACTTCTTGAGTTTCCTTTCCACTTTTGCCTTTTCTCCATATGCTCTACACAATCATATCACTTATGCTTGCTTGAtcacatgagagagagagagagagagagaagacatTCTTGATTATATGTAACATATCAGTATTCATTCTGTACAAAAGAACTATGCAGCTGCAACCAAAACCCAATATACAAAACACAAAAAGTCCAAAATCAAAGTGATCAATTacagtaaaaaaatattgaaataaatGGCAAAGTCACTCTTACACAATGAGGCgttgatgagagagagagagagagaaggagaataCACACAATATGCAGGCGTCGATTCAATCAGCAGATTTCTATAACTTCCATCACAGCCAAAAGGAAAGCATTGCCTGCAACACAACACACAGATTTCTTTACTCAGAGCTTCaatggggagagagagagagagagagagagagagagtacctCTGAGAGAAGAGCCATAGCCAAGGATGGCTCTTCTTCTCTAACAGAGGATGATTTCTTCTTCACTTTCAAACTCCTGATCTCATCATGCAACACATTCACTTTCTCTCTAATCTCATTTAACAGTTTCAGTTCTTCCTCTCTGCTGCTACACTCCACTGCTCTCTCACATTCCACAATCTCTGATCTCCCCCCAGCTTGATCCCTCATCGTGTGAAACTGAGCAACGCTCGTTGCTGGCGCTGCAACAACCAAACGGCACTCAACATCACTCACTTGGCTCGACTGCAGCACTTTCTTGAGCCACTCAGGCTCATCTCTAGCACACATCTTCACAGCCTCTGGGAAAACGATGTTTTCCTTCCCAAGATTCTCGATTTCATCCTTCGCCATCAATTCACACCTCCCTTCAGCTTGTGGAACTTCAAACACGTCATGAATGCTCGTTGAACAAGAATtatcagcagcaacagcagaaGCAGCCACACCATCTGAACTCTTAACCTCATGATCACTTCCATCCATCATCTTGTCTGGCTGACACAAACTGCCCTCGTTCCTCGTTGGATCACATGAACTCCCTCTACTCACACGAGAAGACACGGATGAAGAGGGAGACCGCGTCTCACTCCTAGAAGAGCTCATGTAGCTCCCTCCTGCAATCTCCTTCACCTTCTCATCCAACCTCCTAATCCTCTCCCTATAGCTATCGATCTTTTTCCCCGAATCCAACCCCTCCTTCCCACAAATTTCCTCAACCACCTTCCCCTCCACAGCACCAGAAACCAAATCCCTCCCCTGCACACTACAGCCATCCCTCTCACTCAACGCGCTCTTCCCCCTAGACGACAAGGGCACAGAATGCCTCCTCCCTATGCTGCATCCCACGCTCGTCTCACCACCAAAGCCATGATCATCACAGCCCATGCTCAGCAACTTATGCCTATAAGCCTGCACTTGATAGTCCAATGCAGCCACCTCCATTTCCTTCTGATAAACTGCATCTTCTATCATGGCTAAGGATTCCTCAGCATGGCATATCTTCTCCTCCGACAGCCTCTTGTAATGCTCCGCCTCCATCTTCACGGCCGCCTTCTCTCCCTGCAGCCGGAGGATCACGGCCAGGGCCTCGCTGGCAGCCGAGGCAGAGGCCTCCCTCTCTGCATCCAACTCATTGTAGAGCTTCTGCAGAAGCTCCTGCTGAGCACATAGTGTATCTTTTAGAGCAcgaatatcatcatcatcacccATCGGATTCCGACACATGAAAGACTATAATCTGTGAATCAAATCAATACAGATTTTTCAAGAATCAATTCAAGAATTATAATTTCTTGGCAATTTATCCAACTTTGAGGCGAGCCCATATTCAAGAAACTCAAATATTTGCCTTATCTCTATCAATGGCCATAAAAAAATTAGTTCTTACCTAAATCTTTGCAGCAAATGAACTGATTGGAtggaaattcaacgcttttgagaCGAGGGTTAGAATAAATTTTCAGCATGAACAAGAAACAAGAGAGCCCAAATCCTCACTTATCTTCAAGAACAAGAAATTTGCAGTTTTAGTCGCAAATATCAATTAATATCCACAAAGCTATACTATACGCCAAGGAAACTGAAGCGGCAACTATGCGTGTGTGAAAAACAAATAGAAAGTTACAAgattttcaaagtttttcaagTAAAGCTGTTGAAGAAAAGGCTcggaaaaaaaatcaagaatccCCAGAAAAAATGAAAACTGCAACATGGAAGAAATCTTGTAACGGTTTATTAATTTGTCTTTTCACaacaacaagaaaaaaaaaagtgatttagATTTTCCGGTTGCTATTTATTCTGGCAACTAAATTACGTATAAACAAATACTATAATATACATGAATGAACAAGCTGATGATATACGTATATAATGATTCATATAAtgctttttattttattttttcttcataTATGGAGCAGATTTGGGTGGCGGGTATTcaagaattaataaatcttttaAGTTAAAAttggactttatttattttcctggTTCTGATTTCAGAATCCCAATTCATGCTGTTAAAGTCAACATCGAGGCagctaaaatatttcttttgagTAATTCACAAAAAGATTTCTTCTTTTTGGATGAAAGATTTTTGCTAGACTTATCTCAACTGCTAGTGATTTTGCTGTTTTCATGTATTGACGCCTTCAAATTTGTTTGGTAATTAAATATCACGATGTGCCGTTGCACGTTGTGTATGAATGTTTATATAAATGAAGTATAAATGTAGATATAATTTGGTGATAAATTGTGTACAACGGCTATAATTATATTAACAAAAAATTTGTTAATATTCTTTTAATCATCCAAATATCCAATCATCAAGAATTTTCAATGAAACAAGTGTTCGTGCATGTACATTGTCCTCCATTATAGAAAATAATCTTACATATATGATTGGATATTTGGATGATTAAAAGAATATTAacaaattttttgttttaaaaaatcgATTGTTTTGTAAAAATGAGGTATTATTGTCGATTCCTTGGAAATTCAGATTGGCTTATTTAATTTGTAAATATTACGtcacagtttttattattattattattaagtgaGCATGCATTGTCAAATTAAGTGGAATAAAGTATTAGCtatggaaaaaaaattgtgtatatttgaatgcttaattaatttcaattagtGTCATCAATTCTCCATTAATATACTTGTTTAATCTATAGTTGAAGTTTACTGCGTCCGTCTTCAAATAAATGTCGTATGACACGAAATTCCGTATACCAAGAAATAATATAAGTTTACATACACGACATTAGTTATATTTTCTAACTTTAAGATATAATTAGAGTTAACTTAATTTTACtctaaaattttataatatgaGACTTATTTGAAAAAgaatggagtatatattagttttcaattaaaatttaattataaaaaatgacctATGCATCCGATCCGATTTTACCCGTGTGTGCCTCATTAACTATTGAATTTATGTTCTGGCTTCATTAAATTCAATTTTGACCTAACATACATTTGGTAAAAACTGCAACTTGTTCCAAATCATGATGTCTAAATTTACCATTTTTTCCCCGACAACAAATTAatgttatttaatattattagaaaagttttataaattagaTAAAAGATAATTTGTATATAATTTATACATGCATGACATTTTACGACGATAAATTATATGTTAGTTTAATGGTAGTGTAGTTAATATTTGCGACTAAAGTGTCAGGTTTGAATCTACCATTATACATGATCTTTTAAAGTATTTGTTTCTCTTATCATAAATTGACTAATATGTGGTGAGACGTGCACCATAATGTGCTCCACGCTAGAAAGGAACATTCACATAAACATAAACATTAAAGCAACACAAGAGAATTTGATATATAGCCTGTTGAATCACTTATATTTCGTCCAGGCAAAACATTTCATTATTTAGAGATAAATTACAAAATGACTTACACAATAAGACTTCCTTTTATTTTACTTATGAAACTTCTCAAACTTTC contains:
- the LOC130987615 gene encoding serine carboxypeptidase II-2, with the protein product MPFLRWVFNVFVVISVAEFLPISCSSSSFSSNQQQLDRVLKLPGQNFNVSFAHYSGYITVNEESGRELFYWFFEAEEDPSSKPLVLWLNGGPGCSSIAYGLAEEIGPLHIEKDGKTLYLNPYSWNKVANILFVDSPVGVGFSYSNTSSDLLSNGDNRTAADNLKFIEKWLERFPQYKGSDFYLTGESYAGHYVPQLTRAIVQHNEKNGEETINLKGFMVGNALTDDFHDHFGVFQFMWSVGMISDQTYKQLNVKCDFQSFVHTSEECIKVLVIADQEVGDIDMYSIYTPPCTANLSRLSHIWRRKTKVGLLRRPYDPCTEKHSTEYFNLPEVQDALHVRSMNSPWETCSNLVSEHWQDTPRSVLDVYRELLNTGLRIWMFSGDTDAVIPVTSTRHNIDAMKLPTVRPWRAWYDDGQVGGWTEEYEGLTFVTVRGAGHEVPLHRPKQALTLIKSFLSGKSMPGMELVSDS
- the LOC130987616 gene encoding uncharacterized protein LOC130987616 isoform X2, with translation MCRNPMGDDDDIRALKDTLCAQQELLQKLYNELDAEREASASAASEALAVILRLQGEKAAVKMEAEHYKRLSEEKICHAEESLAMIEDAVYQKEMEVAALDYQVQAYRHKLLSMGCDDHGFGGETSVGCSIGRRHSVPLSSRGKSALSERDGCSVQGRDLVSGAVEGKVVEEICGKEGLDSGKKIDSYRERIRRLDEKVKEIAGGSYMSSSRSETRSPSSSVSSRVSRGSSCDPTRNEGSLCQPDKMMDGSDHEVKSSDGVAASAVAADNSCSTSIHDVFEVPQAEGRCELMAKDEIENLGKENIVFPEAVKMCARDEPEWLKKVLQSSQVSDVECRLVVAAPATSVAQFHTMRDQAGGRSEIVECERAVECSSREEELKLLNEIREKVNVLHDEIRSLKVKKKSSSVREEEPSLAMALLSEAMLSFWL
- the LOC130987616 gene encoding uncharacterized protein LOC130987616 isoform X1, translating into MCRNPMGDDDDIRALKDTLCAQQELLQKLYNELDAEREASASAASEALAVILRLQGEKAAVKMEAEHYKRLSEEKICHAEESLAMIEDAVYQKEMEVAALDYQVQAYRHKLLSMGCDDHGFGGETSVGCSIGRRHSVPLSSRGKSALSERDGCSVQGRDLVSGAVEGKVVEEICGKEGLDSGKKIDSYRERIRRLDEKVKEIAGGSYMSSSRSETRSPSSSVSSRVSRGSSCDPTRNEGSLCQPDKMMDGSDHEVKSSDGVAASAVAADNSCSTSIHDVFEVPQAEGRCELMAKDEIENLGKENIVFPEAVKMCARDEPEWLKKVLQSSQVSDVECRLVVAAPATSVAQFHTMRDQAGGRSEIVECERAVECSSREEELKLLNEIREKVNVLHDEIRSLKVKKKSSSVREEEPSLAMALLSEVLSLSLSLSLSPLKL